One segment of Pseudoalteromonas rubra DNA contains the following:
- the metK gene encoding methionine adenosyltransferase, with the protein MAKHLFTSESVSEGHPDKIADQISDAVLDAILEQDPKARVACETYVKTGMVMVGGEITTSAWVDIEELTRKTVREIGYTHSDMGFDADSCAILNTIGKQSPDINQGVDRTRPEEQGAGDQGLMFGYACNETDVLMPAPITYSHRLVQRQAQVRKDGTLPWLRPDAKSQVTFAYENGKAVGIDAVVLSTQHCDSVSQDDLVEAVMETIIKPVLPAELITEATKFFINPTGRFVIGGPMGDCGLTGRKIIVDTYGGMARHGGGAFSGKDPSKVDRSAAYAARYVAKNIVAAGLADKCEIQVSYAIGVAEPTSISVETFGTGKLEEARLIELIRDHFDLRPYGLITMLDLERPIYQPTAAYGHFGRNEFPWEATDKAEALKAAAGL; encoded by the coding sequence ATGGCAAAACATTTATTTACTTCTGAATCTGTTTCTGAGGGTCATCCGGATAAAATCGCCGATCAGATCTCTGATGCGGTACTAGATGCTATCCTTGAGCAAGATCCAAAAGCACGTGTTGCGTGTGAAACTTACGTAAAAACCGGCATGGTGATGGTCGGTGGTGAAATCACCACTAGCGCCTGGGTTGATATTGAAGAACTAACGCGTAAAACGGTACGCGAGATTGGCTACACTCATTCAGATATGGGTTTCGACGCCGACTCATGTGCAATTCTGAACACCATTGGTAAACAATCACCAGACATCAACCAGGGTGTTGACCGTACTCGTCCCGAAGAGCAAGGCGCGGGTGACCAGGGTCTGATGTTTGGTTATGCCTGTAACGAAACCGACGTATTAATGCCGGCACCTATCACTTACTCACACCGCCTGGTTCAACGTCAGGCGCAGGTGCGTAAAGATGGCACTCTGCCTTGGTTGCGTCCTGATGCGAAGTCACAGGTAACATTTGCCTATGAAAATGGCAAAGCAGTGGGTATTGACGCGGTTGTTCTGTCAACTCAGCACTGTGATTCAGTTTCCCAGGATGACCTGGTTGAAGCAGTGATGGAAACCATCATCAAGCCAGTTCTACCAGCTGAACTTATCACTGAAGCGACCAAGTTCTTCATCAACCCTACTGGCCGTTTCGTTATCGGTGGCCCAATGGGTGACTGTGGTCTGACTGGCCGTAAAATCATCGTAGATACATACGGTGGTATGGCACGTCACGGTGGTGGTGCATTCTCAGGTAAAGATCCATCAAAAGTTGACCGTTCAGCCGCTTACGCAGCACGTTATGTTGCTAAGAACATTGTAGCAGCAGGCCTTGCGGACAAATGTGAAATCCAGGTGTCTTACGCAATTGGTGTTGCTGAGCCAACGTCTATCAGTGTTGAAACCTTCGGCACAGGTAAACTAGAAGAAGCACGCCTGATCGAATTGATCCGCGACCACTTCGACCTGCGTCCTTATGGCTTGATCACTATGCTGGACCTTGAACGTCCAATCTATCAGCCAACTGCGGCATACGGTCACTTCGGCCGAAATGAATTCCCGTGGGAAGCAACAGATAAAGCAGAAGCACTTAAAGCCGCTGCTGGTCTATAA
- a CDS encoding HDOD domain-containing protein has product MLNIDEKTLAELRSGFNLPAKPEVLEHIQNELNSEEPELNRVANIISQDVATSAAVLKVINSPAYGMSRTVSDIKQAVMFLGLNSITQIVTGYLLKEAFDQSLCCISLERFWDNAIDISQIAMLIGKRVRANVPIENLQLLGLFHDAGIPAMAMRYDNYKEVMTRAIQRPEYTLAHYEEELYPTNHAVVGYYLANSWNIPKSMCQIILRHHDPQYLEEERDESEQQAFAILKLAENLAFEGKYFRNCADWHAFKDKIMIVLNIHDDDYVDIKEDIEEFLISGN; this is encoded by the coding sequence ATGCTCAATATTGATGAAAAAACACTGGCGGAGTTACGCTCCGGTTTTAATCTGCCTGCAAAGCCTGAAGTTCTGGAACACATTCAGAATGAACTCAATAGTGAAGAGCCCGAGCTCAATCGTGTTGCGAACATCATTTCACAAGATGTCGCAACATCGGCCGCGGTGCTAAAAGTGATTAATTCTCCGGCCTATGGGATGTCCAGGACGGTGTCTGACATTAAACAGGCGGTGATGTTTTTGGGGCTCAATAGCATCACACAGATTGTTACTGGCTACTTATTGAAAGAAGCGTTCGACCAGAGTCTTTGTTGTATTTCGTTAGAGCGCTTCTGGGACAATGCCATTGATATTTCTCAGATAGCGATGTTAATTGGCAAGCGGGTACGCGCGAACGTCCCCATTGAGAACTTACAGTTACTCGGTTTGTTTCATGATGCCGGAATACCGGCCATGGCGATGCGTTATGACAACTACAAAGAGGTTATGACACGCGCCATTCAGCGGCCCGAATATACTCTGGCGCACTATGAGGAGGAGCTGTATCCGACCAATCACGCTGTGGTGGGTTACTATCTTGCGAACTCCTGGAATATTCCCAAATCCATGTGTCAGATTATCTTACGCCATCATGATCCGCAGTACCTGGAAGAAGAGCGTGATGAGAGCGAACAACAGGCCTTTGCCATTCTTAAACTGGCAGAAAACCTCGCATTTGAAGGAAAGTACTTTCGCAATTGTGCCGACTGGCATGCATTTAAAGATAAGATAATGATTGTCTTAAATATTCACGATGATGATTATGTGGATATTAAAGAAGATATTGAAGAGTTTCTGATTTCTGGGAATTAA
- a CDS encoding START domain-containing protein — translation MLLWLVCFAAAGHSVQSQTSWQPWYHSSLFSISYQKSPDHPLRIRVTGKWPGVSAKSVINLLHDTTRVSEWVKHVSAVTILSRPAPNQTLVLTHFDLPWPLRKRDMVTHACLLQKSPASYVLTIRSVTEYPSEPGMIRIQPVIVQWVLTERDDGVEINYQISADIQGDAPQWFVDKVALRNTRASFNALYALLQAQARNAKAWAITPANTCPFE, via the coding sequence ATGCTGCTGTGGCTAGTCTGCTTTGCGGCTGCTGGTCACAGCGTGCAGAGCCAGACAAGCTGGCAGCCCTGGTATCACTCTTCTTTATTTTCTATCAGTTATCAGAAGTCGCCTGATCATCCTTTGAGGATCCGTGTCACCGGAAAATGGCCTGGCGTCAGTGCAAAATCGGTGATTAACCTGCTACATGATACCACCCGTGTTTCTGAGTGGGTTAAGCATGTCAGCGCCGTCACGATTTTGTCTCGTCCTGCGCCAAATCAGACGCTGGTTTTGACCCACTTTGATTTGCCCTGGCCACTGCGCAAGCGGGATATGGTAACGCATGCCTGCTTATTGCAAAAGTCGCCCGCCAGTTATGTGCTAACGATACGCTCAGTCACCGAGTATCCGTCTGAACCGGGAATGATCCGCATTCAACCTGTCATAGTGCAATGGGTTCTGACGGAACGAGACGATGGCGTTGAAATAAACTACCAGATCTCGGCAGATATTCAGGGCGATGCGCCGCAGTGGTTTGTCGACAAAGTAGCATTGCGCAACACTCGCGCCTCTTTTAACGCACTATACGCATTACTGCAGGCACAGGCGCGCAATGCCAAGGCTTGGGCCATTACGCCCGCAAATACCTGCCCGTTCGAATGA
- a CDS encoding CYTH and CHAD domain-containing protein, which produces MDTEIELKFLVSDNEVPLIPALITQFAKKVSNKPAKNLKNAYFDTPSRELRALDIGLRTRCNDDDCEQTIKLAGEVVGGLHQRPEYNLPIQGSRPDIHAFDSSIWPMGVQLESIASNLFPIFSTNFIRRTWLIETEAGSEIEVVLDKGEISAQGVVEPISELEIELIDGDRDDLFLLADHLLQHIGLRLGLYSKAARGYRIADDKPLKANKTLGVIKLPRGCSQEQALVATVNHGIQFVQKHEQCYLDAPSLKTLKRVIDGVSLIRHAFWLFEEFVDKSSTEFLRKELKWLLSELGWVENAIHLKTYTSKRHAYFKRISNAPELAQVIADMKDVQPTVTDIEDLFHCSRYNRLILALTRWLLDKSWRKNWDQNAITAAQSPVETLAKRAYDHDWNKITTLYPADRTMTVKEYLECRQPLENMLLSGHCLGKLYDKETRQAFRAPWVDIVYGIYELETLFYLRQLCEGQPNEALQDILVWLQQKADFLVSAMEQSRQASLNSEPYW; this is translated from the coding sequence ATGGACACTGAGATAGAACTGAAATTTTTGGTTTCAGACAATGAAGTTCCGCTGATCCCAGCCCTTATTACCCAGTTTGCTAAAAAAGTCAGCAACAAGCCCGCTAAAAACCTGAAAAATGCCTACTTTGATACCCCTAGCCGGGAGTTACGTGCATTGGACATAGGCTTACGCACACGCTGCAATGATGACGACTGCGAGCAGACGATCAAACTTGCGGGTGAAGTGGTTGGAGGGTTGCATCAGCGTCCAGAATACAATCTACCCATTCAGGGCAGTCGACCAGATATTCATGCCTTTGACAGCAGTATTTGGCCTATGGGTGTGCAGCTGGAATCAATCGCCAGTAATTTATTCCCGATCTTCAGTACCAACTTTATTCGCCGTACCTGGTTGATTGAGACCGAGGCAGGTAGTGAAATTGAGGTAGTACTGGATAAAGGTGAGATCAGTGCACAGGGGGTCGTTGAGCCAATTTCTGAGCTTGAAATTGAGTTAATTGATGGCGACAGAGATGATTTATTTCTGCTGGCCGATCATTTGTTACAGCATATTGGGCTCAGGCTCGGATTATACTCCAAGGCGGCAAGAGGCTATCGTATCGCCGATGATAAACCGCTCAAGGCGAATAAAACTCTGGGCGTGATTAAATTGCCTCGTGGTTGCTCACAAGAGCAAGCACTGGTCGCCACCGTAAACCACGGTATTCAGTTTGTTCAGAAACACGAGCAGTGTTATCTTGATGCGCCGAGTCTCAAAACGCTGAAGCGCGTCATTGACGGCGTCAGCCTGATCCGCCATGCATTTTGGTTGTTCGAGGAGTTTGTTGATAAGTCGTCAACGGAATTTTTACGCAAAGAACTCAAGTGGCTATTGTCAGAACTGGGCTGGGTGGAAAATGCTATTCATCTGAAAACCTATACTTCAAAGCGACATGCCTATTTCAAACGAATCTCCAATGCACCTGAGTTGGCTCAGGTCATTGCCGATATGAAAGACGTTCAGCCAACCGTGACTGATATTGAAGATCTGTTCCATTGCTCGCGATACAACCGATTGATCCTGGCACTGACTCGCTGGTTGCTGGACAAATCCTGGCGCAAAAACTGGGATCAAAACGCGATAACAGCTGCGCAAAGTCCGGTCGAGACCTTGGCCAAGCGTGCTTACGACCACGACTGGAACAAGATTACGACGCTTTATCCGGCTGATCGTACCATGACAGTGAAAGAATACCTGGAATGCCGCCAGCCGCTGGAAAACATGCTGCTTAGCGGTCATTGTCTGGGTAAGTTATACGACAAAGAAACCCGTCAGGCGTTTAGAGCGCCCTGGGTTGATATTGTCTATGGTATTTATGAGTTGGAAACGCTGTTTTATCTTCGCCAATTGTGTGAAGGTCAGCCAAATGAGGCATTGCAGGATATCTTGGTCTGGCTGCAGCAAAAGGCTGATTTCCTTGTTAGTGCGATGGAACAAAGTCGTCAGGCTTCGTTAAACAGTGAACCTTACTGGTGA
- a CDS encoding TIGR04211 family SH3 domain-containing protein, translating to MLKNIALPLLLSVLSLSAMAEQTELQNEPTEAQSATDNNGYIVDDLYLFMHTGPGKNYRILGSVEAGSPITILNAEQDNFIQIRDDKAREGWVESQFVTSEPGLRQRLDSANLALSDSSNELNTLQSQIPQLEQANLQLQQDNEALKNNITELEKALEAQVESSKNKAQTEQHMLLSYGGGIAIAGILIGVILTLVLSRRKRYDGWA from the coding sequence ATGCTGAAAAATATCGCTTTGCCGCTGCTGCTGTCTGTGCTCTCATTGAGCGCAATGGCGGAGCAAACCGAGCTGCAAAATGAGCCCACAGAGGCACAGTCAGCAACTGACAATAATGGCTATATTGTCGACGATTTATACTTATTCATGCACACCGGACCGGGCAAGAATTATCGCATTCTGGGCTCTGTTGAAGCCGGAAGCCCGATCACCATCCTCAATGCAGAGCAAGACAACTTTATTCAAATCAGAGATGACAAAGCACGCGAAGGATGGGTAGAAAGCCAATTCGTCACATCAGAGCCAGGGTTGCGTCAACGACTCGACAGTGCCAACCTGGCACTCAGCGATAGCAGCAATGAGCTCAATACGTTACAGAGCCAAATTCCACAACTGGAACAAGCTAATCTGCAACTACAACAAGATAATGAGGCGCTGAAAAACAATATCACTGAGTTAGAAAAAGCGCTTGAAGCTCAGGTAGAGTCAAGTAAAAACAAAGCACAAACAGAACAACACATGCTATTGAGCTATGGTGGCGGTATTGCCATTGCAGGCATTCTGATTGGTGTCATATTAACCCTGGTGTTGTCACGGCGTAAGCGCTACGACGGCTGGGCGTAA
- a CDS encoding FKBP-type peptidyl-prolyl cis-trans isomerase produces the protein MSITNIVLVLVIVVLGWLIFKNGKQQKQAAAGNRIEAAEFLAQNGQKPGITTTQSGLQYEVMSKGDGDVHPGPTDKVTVHYHGTLLDGSVFDSSVVRGESISFGLNQVIAGWTEGVQLMTVGDKYRFFIGPDLGYGDRAAGKIAPGSLLIFEVELLGIE, from the coding sequence ATGTCAATAACCAATATTGTTCTCGTCCTGGTCATCGTTGTGCTGGGATGGCTTATTTTCAAAAACGGTAAACAGCAAAAGCAGGCGGCGGCAGGGAATCGTATTGAAGCCGCTGAGTTTTTGGCGCAAAACGGCCAAAAGCCGGGGATCACGACCACGCAATCAGGCCTGCAATATGAAGTGATGAGCAAAGGGGATGGGGACGTTCACCCAGGGCCCACCGATAAAGTGACCGTGCATTATCATGGCACTTTACTGGATGGTTCCGTGTTTGACAGCTCAGTGGTGCGCGGAGAGTCAATTAGCTTTGGTCTGAATCAGGTGATAGCAGGCTGGACAGAAGGCGTTCAGTTAATGACGGTGGGTGATAAGTATCGTTTCTTTATCGGACCTGATCTTGGTTATGGTGATAGAGCAGCCGGGAAAATAGCGCCGGGGTCACTGTTGATTTTTGAAGTTGAGTTATTGGGTATTGAGTAA
- a CDS encoding Lon protease family protein — MTKTIKPLSSEQLAPSVSLPHISTCMQNPYPDPLPFIGQNRAQSALDFALGMELPGYNVFVMGEAATGRFTMVKDKLEAHCKTRPTPKEWLYVNNYDDHREPIALFMQAGESKVLADDIDSFLDEVVDTFPAAFDNPGYQRKKKSLDRDFDNKYNAALSAVEELAAKKSVAMMEEKGVVSFAPVVDGKALDDAEFMALEEAVQEHFFDAIEKLEDCLIEALIELPRWKRESSEKLRELKKTTIELATKPLLKALEHKYASHIGVIRYLKDLRVEIVDAVLDWLDDDSSSEESKDDFDAKGMLSDFFAPNILVEFKEGQAAPVVYEPNPTFGNIFGKIEYANAHGTLITSYRSIQPGALHRANGGYLIMDADKVLANAQVWDGLKLSLKTHQIKNDLPYQDSSVGSSFTLKPQLIPLDVKIILLGSRDLYYTIGEYDEEFGELFRVLADFDYYLPDSDRLQYQFVTKVQEYCEQTLKCTLTGEALARLLKFSYRQAEHQNKLSARFADVLELVAEASYYAKQDGLSEIDAPHIDEAIVGKQYRTGQLSENMLSDIEEGHTLIATDGEAVGKVNGLTVLHIGDTAFGTPARITATVYAGADGVIDVEREAELGKSIHSKGVMLLTGYLGNKYAQSFSLTLSANIAIEQSYGFIDGDSASLAELCGLLSAITQLPIDQSLALTGSINQHGEVQAVGGVNEKIEGFFKLCKMRGLTGRQGVIIPRSNLINLVLDDEVLAAAQQGRFHIFAVATVDEALSLLMQREAGALVNGQYPDQSINALALARLAQIADVVNGDDKDAESDPSTEQDKDHS, encoded by the coding sequence ATGACGAAAACCATTAAGCCTTTGAGCAGCGAACAGCTGGCTCCCAGTGTGTCTTTGCCACACATCTCCACGTGCATGCAAAACCCCTATCCGGATCCTTTACCTTTTATCGGTCAGAATCGGGCGCAAAGTGCGCTGGATTTTGCTCTGGGTATGGAGTTGCCCGGCTACAACGTGTTTGTCATGGGCGAAGCGGCGACGGGTCGATTCACTATGGTGAAGGATAAACTCGAAGCACATTGTAAAACTCGCCCGACCCCCAAAGAGTGGTTGTATGTCAATAATTACGACGACCACAGAGAGCCCATTGCCTTGTTTATGCAGGCAGGTGAAAGCAAGGTACTGGCTGACGACATTGATTCTTTCCTTGATGAAGTTGTGGATACGTTTCCGGCTGCATTTGATAACCCAGGTTATCAGCGTAAGAAAAAGTCGCTCGACAGGGACTTTGATAACAAATACAACGCCGCCCTGAGTGCGGTGGAAGAACTGGCCGCAAAGAAAAGCGTCGCTATGATGGAAGAAAAAGGGGTGGTGAGTTTTGCCCCTGTGGTGGATGGCAAAGCGCTTGATGATGCCGAATTTATGGCACTGGAGGAGGCGGTTCAGGAACACTTCTTCGATGCCATTGAAAAGCTCGAAGATTGCCTGATTGAGGCTTTGATTGAGTTACCGCGCTGGAAGCGGGAGTCGTCAGAAAAGCTCCGTGAGCTCAAGAAAACTACCATTGAGCTGGCGACTAAGCCTCTGCTGAAGGCACTGGAGCATAAGTATGCCAGCCACATTGGTGTGATCCGCTACCTCAAAGATTTACGGGTAGAAATTGTCGATGCTGTGCTCGACTGGCTCGATGACGATAGTTCGTCAGAAGAGAGCAAAGACGATTTTGATGCCAAAGGCATGCTGAGCGACTTCTTTGCGCCTAATATTCTGGTGGAGTTTAAAGAAGGGCAGGCCGCGCCAGTGGTGTACGAGCCTAACCCGACCTTTGGCAATATCTTTGGCAAAATAGAGTATGCCAACGCCCATGGAACCCTGATCACCAGTTACCGCTCTATTCAGCCGGGTGCGTTACACCGTGCCAACGGTGGTTACCTGATCATGGACGCTGACAAAGTGCTGGCCAATGCACAGGTCTGGGATGGACTCAAACTGTCTTTGAAAACGCACCAGATTAAAAACGACTTGCCCTATCAGGACAGCTCGGTGGGCAGCAGCTTTACCCTTAAACCTCAGCTGATCCCGCTGGACGTGAAGATCATCTTGCTGGGCTCGCGTGATTTGTATTACACCATTGGTGAGTACGACGAAGAGTTCGGAGAATTGTTCCGGGTGCTGGCCGATTTTGACTACTATCTGCCGGACAGTGACCGACTACAATACCAGTTTGTCACTAAGGTGCAGGAGTACTGTGAGCAGACTTTGAAGTGCACACTGACCGGCGAGGCGCTGGCGCGTTTACTGAAGTTTAGTTATCGTCAGGCCGAGCATCAGAACAAGCTGTCAGCGCGGTTTGCGGACGTGCTGGAACTGGTGGCAGAGGCAAGCTATTACGCTAAACAGGACGGGTTGAGCGAGATTGATGCGCCACATATCGATGAAGCCATTGTCGGCAAACAGTATCGAACCGGCCAGCTGAGTGAGAATATGCTCAGCGACATTGAAGAGGGGCACACGCTTATTGCTACTGACGGTGAAGCCGTCGGTAAAGTCAACGGTCTGACAGTGCTGCACATTGGCGATACGGCTTTTGGTACCCCAGCGCGTATTACCGCAACTGTATATGCTGGCGCTGATGGCGTGATAGACGTTGAACGTGAAGCAGAGCTGGGCAAGTCTATCCACTCTAAAGGGGTGATGCTATTAACCGGTTATCTGGGTAACAAGTATGCGCAAAGCTTTAGCCTGACGCTCAGTGCCAATATTGCCATTGAACAAAGTTATGGTTTTATTGACGGCGACAGCGCGTCTCTGGCCGAGTTATGTGGCTTACTCTCTGCAATCACTCAGCTGCCTATCGATCAGTCTCTGGCTCTGACAGGGTCGATTAACCAACATGGTGAAGTGCAGGCTGTTGGCGGGGTCAATGAAAAGATCGAAGGCTTCTTTAAGTTGTGCAAAATGCGCGGTCTGACCGGGCGTCAGGGCGTGATCATTCCTCGCTCCAACCTGATCAACCTGGTACTGGATGACGAAGTGCTGGCTGCGGCACAGCAAGGTCGGTTCCATATTTTCGCGGTCGCGACAGTCGACGAGGCATTGTCTTTGCTGATGCAGCGAGAAGCAGGAGCGCTGGTGAATGGCCAGTATCCGGATCAAAGCATCAACGCATTGGCACTGGCTCGCCTTGCGCAAATTGCCGACGTGGTTAATGGCGATGACAAAGACGCTGAGAGCGACCCGTCAACTGAACAAGATAAAGATCATTCATAA
- a CDS encoding zinc ribbon-containing protein encodes MADYKRWLDDFSLWLKDVKEHELKKLLREFMDAQEAVKQLSKDKLADYRYFLKRDLAHLSEHKDHYDDVAWEELKASVMYELAQLEDRTQLEWQALVQDFQHDGIYKQGEWIALGQLVCKNCGHKTNVYYALEIPSCSECGHGEFARKALTP; translated from the coding sequence ATGGCGGATTACAAGCGCTGGCTGGATGACTTTTCATTATGGCTGAAAGACGTCAAAGAGCACGAGCTAAAAAAATTGCTCAGGGAGTTTATGGATGCCCAGGAGGCGGTTAAGCAGCTGTCAAAAGACAAGCTGGCGGATTATCGTTATTTTCTAAAGCGTGACCTGGCGCATCTGAGTGAACACAAAGACCATTACGATGATGTGGCCTGGGAAGAGCTTAAAGCCAGCGTAATGTATGAATTGGCCCAATTGGAAGATCGCACTCAGCTCGAATGGCAGGCATTAGTGCAGGACTTTCAACACGATGGCATTTACAAACAAGGGGAATGGATAGCATTGGGGCAATTAGTGTGTAAAAATTGCGGCCATAAAACGAATGTCTATTATGCGTTGGAAATTCCGTCGTGCAGCGAATGTGGGCACGGTGAGTTTGCTCGTAAGGCACTTACCCCTTAA
- the leuS gene encoding leucine--tRNA ligase produces the protein MQEQYNPQEIEPKVQSHWEQNNSFKVVEDESKEKYYCLSMFPYPSGRLHMGHVRNYTIGDVVSRFQRLQGKNVMQPMGWDAFGLPAENAAIKNNTAPAKWTYENIDYMRNQLKLLGFGYDWDREIATCHPDYYKWEQWFFTKLYEKGLVYKKMSTVNWDPVDQTVLANEQVIDGRGWRSGAIVEQKEIPQWFIKITDYAQELLDDLDQLEHWPEQVKTMQRNWIGRSEGLEIDFKRADNDEHFTVYTTRPDTFMGVTYVAVAAGHPIAQEAAQNNADIAAFVEECKNTKVAEADMATMDKKGIATGFYAIHPLTGKQVPIWVANFVLMDYGSGAVMAVPGHDQRDYEFASAYGLEIKQVIAPAADSELQADLNEAAFTEKGVLINSGEFDGLNFEEAFNAIAEKLEGMNAGKRKVNFRLRDWGVSRQRYWGSPIPMLNKADGSELAASADMLPVRLPEDVVMDGVTSPIKSDPEWAKATVNGEQVFHETDTFDTFMESSWYYARYCSPRYDEGMLEPGAANYWLPVNQYIGGIEHAILHLLYARFFHKLLRDFGLVNSSEPFERLLCQGMVLAETYYRKDEKGGDIWISPTDVETETDDKGRITKAWHKDDGEPVFSAGMSKMSKSKNNGIDPQIVIKQYGADTVRLFMMFTAPPEQTLEWSDSGVEGAHRFLRRVWKFAVDVKAAGTAELDLNALNSAQKTLRREIHKAIAKVTDDVERRQTFNTAIAAIMELSNKLAKAPLKDAQDIALANEALEAMIIMLAPITPHLSHELWEQLGKQGDILDARWPQVDAAALVEDEKLIVVQVNGKLRTKLTVAADATQEQIEALAFADENVLKFTEGKTIRKKIYVPGKLFNVVAN, from the coding sequence ATGCAAGAGCAATACAACCCGCAAGAAATCGAACCTAAAGTTCAGTCCCATTGGGAACAAAATAACAGCTTCAAAGTTGTTGAAGACGAATCAAAAGAAAAATACTACTGTCTGTCCATGTTCCCATACCCAAGTGGTCGTCTCCACATGGGTCACGTTCGTAACTACACCATCGGTGATGTGGTCTCGCGTTTCCAACGACTCCAGGGCAAAAATGTGATGCAACCTATGGGTTGGGACGCATTCGGCCTGCCTGCGGAAAATGCTGCAATCAAGAACAACACGGCGCCAGCAAAATGGACCTACGAAAACATTGATTACATGCGTAACCAGTTAAAGCTGCTTGGCTTTGGTTATGACTGGGATCGTGAAATCGCAACCTGCCACCCGGATTACTACAAGTGGGAGCAATGGTTCTTCACTAAACTGTACGAAAAGGGCCTGGTTTACAAAAAAATGTCAACCGTAAACTGGGATCCGGTTGACCAAACCGTATTGGCTAACGAGCAGGTTATCGATGGTCGCGGCTGGCGTTCAGGTGCCATCGTTGAGCAAAAAGAAATTCCACAATGGTTTATTAAAATCACCGACTACGCGCAAGAACTACTGGACGATTTGGACCAGCTTGAACACTGGCCTGAGCAAGTAAAAACGATGCAGCGCAACTGGATCGGTCGCTCAGAAGGTCTGGAAATCGACTTTAAACGCGCCGACAACGATGAGCACTTCACTGTTTACACTACACGCCCGGATACCTTTATGGGTGTGACTTACGTTGCTGTAGCAGCCGGACACCCGATTGCTCAGGAAGCAGCGCAAAACAACGCAGACATCGCTGCGTTTGTTGAAGAATGCAAAAATACCAAAGTTGCTGAAGCCGACATGGCCACCATGGACAAAAAAGGCATCGCGACCGGTTTCTACGCTATCCACCCGCTTACCGGTAAGCAAGTGCCTATCTGGGTTGCGAACTTTGTTCTGATGGATTACGGCTCAGGTGCCGTGATGGCCGTACCAGGTCACGATCAGCGCGATTATGAATTTGCCAGCGCCTACGGCCTGGAAATCAAACAAGTGATTGCCCCGGCAGCTGACAGCGAACTACAAGCTGATTTAAATGAAGCGGCGTTTACCGAAAAAGGCGTGTTAATCAACTCTGGTGAGTTCGATGGCCTGAATTTTGAAGAAGCCTTCAATGCCATCGCTGAAAAGCTGGAAGGTATGAATGCGGGTAAGCGTAAAGTGAATTTCCGTCTGCGTGACTGGGGTGTAAGTCGTCAGCGCTACTGGGGTTCACCAATTCCAATGCTAAATAAAGCGGATGGCAGTGAGCTGGCTGCCAGCGCAGACATGCTGCCAGTGCGTCTGCCGGAAGACGTCGTAATGGACGGTGTAACATCACCGATTAAATCAGACCCTGAGTGGGCCAAGGCAACCGTTAATGGTGAGCAGGTATTCCACGAAACGGATACCTTTGACACCTTTATGGAGTCATCCTGGTACTACGCGCGCTACTGTAGCCCACGTTACGACGAAGGCATGCTGGAGCCAGGCGCAGCAAACTACTGGCTGCCGGTAAACCAATACATTGGCGGTATCGAGCACGCTATCCTGCACCTCTTGTATGCACGCTTCTTCCACAAACTATTGCGCGATTTTGGTCTGGTGAATTCAAGTGAGCCATTCGAGCGCCTGCTGTGTCAGGGCATGGTATTGGCTGAAACTTACTACCGCAAAGATGAAAAAGGCGGTGACATCTGGATTTCACCAACCGACGTAGAAACCGAAACCGACGACAAGGGCCGCATCACGAAAGCCTGGCACAAAGACGATGGTGAACCGGTATTCTCTGCGGGCATGAGCAAGATGTCGAAGTCAAAGAACAACGGTATCGATCCACAAATCGTTATCAAACAGTACGGTGCCGATACCGTACGCTTGTTTATGATGTTCACGGCACCACCAGAGCAGACGCTGGAATGGTCTGACTCAGGTGTAGAAGGTGCACATCGCTTCTTGCGCCGGGTTTGGAAATTTGCCGTAGACGTTAAAGCTGCTGGTACCGCTGAGCTGGATCTGAACGCCTTGAACAGTGCACAAAAGACGTTACGTCGTGAGATCCACAAAGCGATTGCTAAAGTAACGGATGACGTTGAGCGCCGTCAGACTTTCAACACCGCTATTGCTGCAATCATGGAGCTGTCAAATAAGCTGGCCAAAGCGCCTCTAAAAGACGCCCAGGACATTGCACTGGCCAATGAAGCACTGGAAGCCATGATCATTATGCTGGCGCCTATCACACCTCACCTATCACACGAGCTGTGGGAACAACTTGGCAAGCAAGGCGATATTCTGGATGCACGCTGGCCTCAGGTTGACGCCGCAGCCCTCGTAGAAGACGAGAAGCTGATCGTAGTACAGGTCAATGGTAAACTGCGTACTAAGCTGACTGTGGCGGCAGACGCAACCCAGGAGCAAATTGAAGCACTGGCATTTGCCGATGAAAACGTGCTGAAGTTTACCGAGGGTAAAACCATACGTAAGAAAATCTACGTACCAGGTAAACTGTTCAATGTGGTAGCCAACTAA